The following are encoded in a window of Flavobacterium cupriresistens genomic DNA:
- a CDS encoding DUF4350 domain-containing protein, whose translation MNKSVKIYIAILVFVFALIVITSANKPKPIDWRPTYSVNDKIPYGLYVFDKEIGGLLKKQKIERIATITPYEFLDSKYIPDTISGKYSIKGTFFNIAELGDIDDQSITELFYFVSHGNNAFLSMKTFPQSILDSLKIEINTNFQAAPNAKVWMANAKVSSKKYLLKDVGIENYFTKIDTATTTILGYQGNQKEKHVNFIKVPYSGGYFYLHMQPVAFTNYHLLKKDHYQYAENVLSYMPKGNIYWYTKGQNSESISDSPLRYILSQPALKWAWYLLLIGILIFILFNAKRKQRIVPILKPLPNLTVDFTKTIGNLYYQEGDHDNIIDKKIIYFLERIRNEYLIDTTKLDDTFIQKLHHKSGKEEKDIRELVFLINEYRRSYHGSLEEDLIRINNAIEKILN comes from the coding sequence ATGAATAAATCCGTCAAAATTTACATCGCTATTCTGGTTTTTGTTTTTGCTCTTATTGTAATAACCAGTGCCAATAAACCCAAACCGATCGATTGGAGACCAACCTACTCTGTCAATGATAAAATTCCATACGGATTATATGTTTTTGACAAAGAAATTGGTGGCTTACTAAAAAAGCAAAAAATCGAACGCATAGCTACTATAACTCCTTATGAGTTTTTAGATTCAAAATACATTCCCGATACCATTTCCGGAAAATACAGCATTAAAGGTACTTTTTTCAATATAGCCGAACTTGGCGATATTGACGATCAGTCCATAACCGAACTTTTTTACTTTGTATCTCATGGAAATAATGCTTTTTTGAGCATGAAAACATTTCCCCAGTCCATATTAGATAGTTTGAAGATTGAGATAAACACCAACTTTCAAGCTGCGCCTAATGCAAAGGTCTGGATGGCTAACGCAAAAGTAAGTTCCAAAAAATACCTGCTTAAAGATGTTGGTATTGAAAATTATTTCACAAAAATAGATACGGCAACGACTACCATTTTGGGCTATCAGGGAAATCAAAAAGAAAAACATGTCAACTTTATAAAAGTCCCTTATTCGGGTGGCTATTTTTATTTGCACATGCAACCTGTTGCTTTTACCAACTACCATTTATTAAAAAAGGATCATTATCAGTATGCCGAAAATGTACTTTCGTATATGCCAAAGGGAAACATTTACTGGTACACCAAAGGACAAAACAGCGAATCCATTTCTGATTCGCCGTTGCGATACATTTTAAGTCAGCCCGCACTAAAATGGGCGTGGTACCTGTTGCTAATTGGAATCCTGATTTTTATTCTTTTTAATGCCAAACGAAAACAGAGAATCGTTCCAATCTTAAAACCGCTCCCTAACTTAACCGTTGATTTTACCAAAACTATCGGAAACTTATACTACCAGGAAGGCGATCATGATAACATTATCGATAAAAAAATCATTTATTTCCTCGAAAGAATACGAAATGAGTACCTAATCGACACTACAAAACTCGACGATACTTTTATCCAGAAACTGCATCACAAATCAGGAAAAGAGGAAAAAGACATCCGCGAACTTGTATTTTTGATCAACGAATACCGACGAAGTTATCACGGAAGTCTCGAAGAAGATTTAATTCGAATTAATAATGCCATCGAGAAGATTTTAAATTAA
- a CDS encoding DUF4129 domain-containing protein, whose amino-acid sequence MNKIFFVLSFLFFFSITNAQDTLVTVDPPKITSVKYTEKDIIIDSDTVEAKTFHTDFKKKYTSSDFVYEYKAPEKNLWDHFKEWLASILRNLFTFSNPQAALNFVSILLKVLAVLIIVFVIYLIVKAIINKEGKWIFGKDSHKKTIYYSELEKNIHLLDFKKLIQESIEKGERRIAIRYYYLWLLKVMAQNHYIEWDIEKTNSDYLYELQSPVYKEEFTYLSYLYNYIWYGEFEIDETTFKKAENRFKNSIKTFSNE is encoded by the coding sequence ATGAATAAAATTTTCTTTGTTTTATCTTTTCTTTTTTTCTTTAGCATCACAAATGCTCAAGATACCTTGGTGACTGTCGATCCGCCAAAAATTACTTCGGTAAAATATACGGAGAAAGATATCATAATCGATTCGGATACGGTTGAGGCCAAAACTTTTCATACAGATTTCAAGAAAAAATATACTTCCTCAGATTTTGTATACGAATACAAAGCCCCTGAGAAAAATCTCTGGGATCATTTTAAAGAATGGCTGGCCAGTATTTTAAGAAATCTCTTCACTTTCAGCAACCCGCAGGCCGCATTAAATTTTGTGTCTATTTTATTGAAAGTGCTCGCCGTACTGATTATTGTTTTTGTAATCTATCTGATCGTAAAAGCAATAATTAATAAAGAAGGTAAATGGATTTTCGGAAAAGATTCTCATAAAAAGACCATCTATTATTCTGAACTCGAGAAAAACATACATCTGTTAGATTTCAAAAAACTCATTCAGGAGAGTATCGAAAAAGGAGAAAGAAGAATCGCAATACGCTACTATTACCTTTGGTTATTAAAAGTTATGGCGCAAAACCATTATATCGAATGGGATATCGAAAAAACCAACTCCGATTATTTATACGAGCTTCAAAGTCCCGTTTATAAAGAAGAGTTCACTTATTTATCCTATTTGTACAACTATATTTGGTATGGCGAATTTGAAATTGATGAAACCACTTTCAAAAAAGCAGAAAACCGTTTTAAGAATTCAATAAAAACCTTTAGCAATGAATAA
- a CDS encoding stage II sporulation protein M, whose product MREIAFIKQNKEKWLEFELAIFGKAKKNPDELANLYIQMMNDLSYAQTYYPKSKTVVYLNHLASQIYQKIYKTKRAEKNRFLEFFRTEVPLLVYEYRRYLLYSFVLFFITVGIGVISARYDTNFVRLILGDGYVNMTLENIKKGDPMAVYASGSNWGSFIGITMNNLYVGARCYIYGLFAGIGTFYIAMQNCIMLGAFQYFFYEQGVFWKSVRGIWIHGSMEIFAIVIETAAGFILGASILFPKTFSRVNSFKIGFKNSFKIFLSTFPFTIGAGFLEGFITRYSIDMPNVLSSFIILLTLGIISFYYLVYPFIVHKKTQQLSAKLI is encoded by the coding sequence ATGAGAGAGATCGCCTTCATAAAACAAAATAAAGAAAAATGGCTGGAATTTGAGCTAGCTATTTTCGGTAAAGCTAAAAAAAATCCTGATGAGTTAGCCAATTTGTACATTCAAATGATGAATGATTTGTCTTACGCCCAAACGTATTACCCAAAAAGCAAGACTGTCGTTTATCTAAATCATTTGGCTTCACAGATCTATCAGAAAATTTACAAAACCAAACGAGCCGAGAAAAACAGGTTTCTGGAATTTTTCAGAACCGAAGTGCCTTTGCTGGTGTACGAATACAGAAGATATCTCTTGTATTCATTTGTCTTATTTTTTATAACGGTGGGCATTGGTGTTATTTCGGCACGATACGACACTAATTTTGTTCGCTTAATTTTAGGAGACGGTTATGTAAACATGACTTTAGAAAACATTAAAAAAGGAGATCCTATGGCCGTTTATGCCTCTGGAAGTAATTGGGGAAGTTTTATTGGCATCACCATGAACAACCTTTATGTAGGAGCCAGATGTTATATTTACGGTCTTTTTGCAGGAATTGGCACTTTTTACATTGCCATGCAAAACTGCATTATGCTAGGGGCTTTTCAGTACTTTTTTTACGAACAAGGTGTTTTCTGGAAAAGCGTTCGTGGAATCTGGATTCATGGTTCTATGGAAATTTTTGCCATCGTAATCGAAACCGCTGCCGGATTTATTCTCGGAGCCTCAATATTGTTTCCAAAGACATTTTCCCGGGTAAATTCTTTTAAAATAGGTTTCAAAAACAGTTTCAAAATCTTCCTGAGCACCTTTCCTTTTACCATTGGTGCAGGATTCCTTGAAGGTTTTATCACCCGATATTCAATCGATATGCCCAACGTATTAAGCAGTTTTATCATACTGTTAACCTTAGGTATCATCTCTTTTTACTATTTGGTTTATCCTTTTATCGTACACAAAAAAACACAACAACTATCAGCCAAATTGATCTAA